Proteins encoded together in one Pseudomonas sp. ADAK13 window:
- the rpsE gene encoding 30S ribosomal protein S5 — MSNNDQKRDEGYIEKLVQVNRVAKTVKGGRIFTFTALTVVGDGKGRVGFGRGKSREVPAAIQKAMEAARRNMIQVDLNGTTLQYAMKSAHGASKVYMQPASEGTGIIAGGAMRAVLEVAGVQNVLAKCYGSTNPVNVVHATFKGLKAMQSPESIAAKRGKSVKEIF; from the coding sequence ATGTCAAATAACGACCAAAAGCGCGACGAAGGCTACATTGAGAAGCTGGTTCAAGTTAACCGCGTAGCCAAAACCGTTAAAGGCGGCCGTATCTTCACTTTCACCGCGTTGACCGTGGTGGGTGATGGTAAAGGGCGCGTTGGCTTCGGCCGTGGCAAGTCACGTGAAGTGCCTGCTGCGATCCAGAAGGCAATGGAAGCTGCTCGTCGCAACATGATCCAAGTTGATCTGAACGGCACCACTCTGCAGTACGCAATGAAGTCCGCTCACGGCGCTTCGAAGGTGTACATGCAGCCTGCTTCTGAAGGTACCGGTATCATCGCTGGCGGCGCTATGCGTGCTGTCCTCGAAGTTGCTGGCGTTCAGAACGTTCTGGCCAAGTGCTACGGCTCGACTAACCCGGTAAACGTGGTTCACGCCACTTTCAAGGGTTTGAAAGCAATGCAGTCTCCTGAATCCATTGCCGCCAAGCGTGGCAAAAGCGTCAAGGAGATCTTCTGA
- the rplW gene encoding 50S ribosomal protein L23, with the protein MNQERVFKVLLGPHVSEKATVLADKKGQFVFKVATDATKLEIKKAVESLFSVKVERVTTLNVLGKSKRTARGLGKRNDWKKAVISLQPGQDLDFSSSAE; encoded by the coding sequence ATGAACCAGGAACGCGTATTTAAAGTTCTGCTTGGCCCGCACGTTTCCGAAAAGGCTACGGTTCTGGCTGACAAGAAAGGCCAGTTCGTTTTCAAGGTTGCAACTGACGCAACCAAGCTGGAAATCAAGAAGGCCGTCGAAAGCCTGTTCAGCGTGAAAGTAGAGCGTGTTACTACCCTGAATGTTCTGGGTAAGAGCAAGCGCACTGCTCGCGGTCTGGGCAAGCGTAATGACTGGAAGAAGGCAGTTATCTCCCTTCAGCCAGGCCAAGATCTCGATTTCAGCAGCAGTGCTGAGTAA
- the rplE gene encoding 50S ribosomal protein L5, whose amino-acid sequence MARLKEIYRKEIAPKLKEELKLSNVMEVPRVTKITLNMGLGEAIGDKKVIEHAVADLEKITGQKVVVTYARKSIAGFKVREGWPIGVKVTLRRERMYEFLDRLLSISLPRVRDFRGLNAKSFDGRGNYSMGVKEQIIFPEIDYDKIDALRGLDITLTTTAKNDDEGRALLRAFKFPFRN is encoded by the coding sequence ATGGCACGACTAAAAGAGATTTACCGGAAGGAAATCGCACCGAAACTTAAGGAAGAACTTAAGCTTTCGAACGTGATGGAAGTTCCGCGCGTTACCAAAATCACCCTGAACATGGGTCTGGGCGAAGCGATCGGCGACAAAAAAGTCATCGAGCACGCTGTTGCTGACCTGGAAAAGATCACCGGCCAAAAAGTCGTTGTGACCTACGCTCGGAAATCCATCGCTGGCTTTAAAGTCCGTGAAGGTTGGCCGATCGGCGTCAAAGTGACTCTGCGCCGTGAGCGTATGTACGAATTCCTGGATCGTCTGCTGTCGATCTCCCTGCCTCGGGTTCGCGACTTCCGCGGCCTGAATGCCAAGTCCTTCGATGGTCGTGGTAACTACAGCATGGGCGTTAAAGAGCAGATCATCTTCCCGGAAATCGACTACGACAAGATCGATGCTCTCCGCGGTCTGGACATCACCCTGACCACCACTGCCAAGAACGATGATGAAGGCCGCGCTCTGCTGCGTGCGTTCAAATTCCCGTTCCGCAACTGA
- the rplB gene encoding 50S ribosomal protein L2, producing the protein MAIVKCKPTSPGRRFVVKVVNQELHKGAPHAPLLEKKSKTGGRNNNGRITTRHIGGGHKQHYRLVDFRRNDKDGIAATVERIEYDPNRTAHIALLLYADGERRYIIAPKGVSAGDQLIAGALAPIKPGNALQLRNIPVGSTVHGIELKPGKGAQIARSAGASAQLIAREGVYVTLRLRSGEMRKVLAECRATLGEVSNSEHSLRSLGKAGAKRWRGVRPTVRGVAMNPVDHPHGGGEGRTSGGRHPVSPWGFPTKGAKTRGNKRTDKMIVRRRK; encoded by the coding sequence ATGGCAATCGTTAAATGCAAACCGACTTCCCCTGGCCGCCGTTTTGTGGTCAAGGTGGTCAACCAGGAGCTGCATAAAGGCGCTCCTCACGCACCGCTGCTCGAGAAGAAATCGAAGACTGGTGGTCGTAACAACAATGGTCGTATTACCACTCGTCACATCGGTGGTGGCCATAAGCAGCATTATCGTCTGGTCGACTTCCGTCGCAACGACAAAGATGGCATCGCTGCCACTGTCGAGCGTATCGAATACGATCCAAACCGTACTGCTCACATCGCTCTGCTGCTGTACGCAGATGGCGAGCGTCGCTACATCATCGCCCCTAAAGGCGTGAGTGCTGGTGACCAGCTGATCGCAGGTGCTTTGGCACCGATCAAGCCGGGCAACGCTCTGCAACTGCGCAACATTCCAGTTGGTAGCACCGTACACGGCATCGAATTGAAGCCGGGTAAAGGCGCGCAAATCGCTCGTTCCGCTGGTGCTTCGGCTCAGCTGATCGCTCGTGAAGGTGTCTACGTGACCCTGCGTCTGCGCTCTGGTGAAATGCGTAAAGTACTGGCTGAGTGCCGTGCGACCCTGGGCGAAGTCTCGAACTCCGAGCACAGCCTGCGTTCGCTGGGTAAAGCTGGTGCCAAACGCTGGCGTGGCGTTCGCCCAACCGTTCGTGGTGTTGCCATGAACCCGGTTGACCACCCACACGGTGGTGGTGAAGGTCGTACCTCTGGTGGTCGTCATCCGGTATCGCCATGGGGCTTCCCGACTAAGGGCGCGAAGACTCGTGGTAATAAGCGTACCGACAAAATGATCGTCCGTCGTCGCAAGTAA
- the rplV gene encoding 50S ribosomal protein L22 has protein sequence MEVAAKLSGARISAQKARLVADQIRGKKVGEALNLLAFSSKKAAEIIKKVLESAVANAEHNEGADVDDLKVSTVFVNEGRSLKRIMPRAKGRADRIVKRSCHITVKVADK, from the coding sequence ATGGAAGTAGCCGCTAAGTTGTCGGGCGCTCGAATCTCCGCCCAGAAAGCCCGCTTGGTCGCCGACCAGATCCGCGGGAAGAAGGTGGGCGAAGCGCTCAACCTGTTGGCTTTCAGCAGTAAGAAAGCCGCCGAGATCATCAAGAAAGTGCTGGAGTCGGCCGTAGCCAACGCCGAGCACAACGAAGGCGCAGACGTTGATGACCTGAAGGTCAGCACCGTTTTCGTCAACGAAGGGCGTTCGCTGAAGCGCATCATGCCTCGTGCCAAAGGCCGAGCTGATCGCATCGTCAAGCGGTCTTGCCATATCACTGTCAAGGTTGCTGACAAGTAA
- the rpsK gene encoding 30S ribosomal protein S11 — protein sequence MAKPAARPRKKVKKTVVDGIAHIHASFNNTIVTITDRQGNALSWATSGGSGFRGSRKSTPFAAQVAAERAGQAALEYGLKNLDVNVKGPGPGRESAVRALNGCGYKIASITDVTPIPHNGCRPPKKRRV from the coding sequence ATGGCAAAACCTGCTGCTCGTCCTCGTAAAAAAGTTAAAAAGACAGTGGTTGATGGCATCGCCCACATCCATGCATCTTTTAACAACACAATCGTGACCATCACCGACCGTCAAGGTAACGCGCTTTCTTGGGCTACCTCCGGTGGTTCGGGTTTCCGCGGTTCCCGCAAGTCCACCCCGTTTGCTGCTCAAGTAGCTGCTGAACGTGCTGGTCAAGCTGCGCTGGAATATGGCCTGAAAAACCTCGACGTTAACGTCAAAGGTCCAGGTCCAGGTCGTGAGTCTGCTGTCCGTGCATTGAACGGCTGTGGCTATAAGATCGCCAGCATCACCGACGTGACGCCAATCCCGCACAACGGGTGCCGTCCGCCGAAGAAGCGCCGCGTGTAA
- the rplO gene encoding 50S ribosomal protein L15, protein MKLNDLSPAPGSRREKHRPGRGIGSGLGKTGGRGHKGQSSRSGGTIAPGFEGGQQPLHRRLPKFGFVSLKAMDRAEVRLSELAKVEGDIVTVQTLKDANVINVNVQRVKIMLSGEVTRAVTIGKGIGATKGARSAIEAAGGKFEE, encoded by the coding sequence ATGAAACTCAATGATCTGAGTCCAGCGCCGGGTTCCCGTCGCGAAAAGCATCGTCCGGGCCGTGGTATCGGTAGTGGTTTGGGCAAGACCGGTGGCCGTGGCCACAAAGGTCAGTCCTCCCGCTCCGGTGGCACCATCGCTCCAGGCTTTGAAGGCGGTCAACAGCCGCTGCATCGTCGCCTGCCGAAGTTCGGTTTCGTTTCCCTGAAAGCCATGGACCGCGCAGAAGTGCGTCTGTCCGAGCTGGCCAAAGTGGAAGGCGACATCGTTACCGTGCAGACCCTGAAAGATGCCAACGTGATCAACGTCAACGTACAGCGTGTGAAAATCATGCTGTCCGGTGAAGTGACTCGCGCTGTCACTATCGGCAAGGGAATCGGCGCCACCAAAGGTGCGCGTTCGGCTATCGAAGCAGCTGGCGGCAAGTTCGAGGAATAA
- the rpmD gene encoding 50S ribosomal protein L30, with protein sequence MATVKVTLIKSMTGRIPNHKLCVKGLGLRRIGHTVEVLDTPENRGMINKAYYMLRVEG encoded by the coding sequence ATGGCTACCGTTAAAGTAACGCTGATCAAAAGCATGACCGGCCGCATCCCTAACCACAAATTGTGCGTTAAGGGTTTGGGTCTGCGTCGCATCGGTCACACTGTAGAAGTACTTGATACTCCCGAGAATCGCGGGATGATCAACAAGGCTTACTACATGCTGCGTGTCGAGGGTTAA
- the rpsC gene encoding 30S ribosomal protein S3 has translation MGQKVHPIGIRLGIVKEHTSVWYADGRTYADYLFADLKVREYLQDKLKSASVSRIDIHRPAQTARITIHTARPGIVIGKKGEDVEKLRQDLTKQMGVPVHINIEEIRKPELDGMLVAQSVAQQLERRVMFRRAMKRAVQNAMRIGAKGIKIQVSGRLGGAEIARTEWYREGRVPLHTLRADIDYANYEAHTTYGVIGVKVWIFKGEVIGGRQEELKPQAPAPRKKAAK, from the coding sequence ATGGGTCAGAAAGTACATCCCATTGGCATTCGCCTGGGAATCGTCAAGGAGCACACCTCCGTCTGGTACGCAGACGGTCGGACTTATGCGGACTACTTGTTCGCTGATCTGAAGGTGCGTGAGTATCTCCAAGACAAACTAAAAAGCGCGTCCGTGAGCCGTATCGATATCCATCGTCCTGCTCAAACTGCACGTATCACCATCCACACCGCTCGTCCAGGTATCGTTATCGGGAAGAAAGGTGAAGATGTTGAGAAACTGCGTCAGGACCTGACCAAGCAAATGGGTGTGCCTGTGCACATCAATATCGAAGAGATCCGCAAGCCGGAGCTCGACGGTATGCTGGTTGCGCAGAGCGTAGCTCAGCAGCTGGAGCGTCGTGTAATGTTCCGTCGCGCTATGAAGCGCGCAGTACAGAACGCCATGCGCATTGGTGCCAAAGGCATCAAAATCCAAGTGAGCGGTCGTCTCGGCGGTGCTGAAATCGCACGTACTGAATGGTATCGCGAAGGTCGTGTGCCACTGCACACCCTGCGTGCCGACATCGACTATGCCAACTACGAAGCTCACACCACTTACGGTGTGATCGGTGTAAAGGTTTGGATCTTCAAAGGCGAAGTAATTGGTGGTCGCCAAGAAGAACTGAAACCACAAGCACCAGCGCCTCGTAAAAAAGCTGCTAAGTAA
- the rpsM gene encoding 30S ribosomal protein S13 encodes MARIAGVNIPDNKHTVISLTYIYGVGRTTAQKICADTGVNPAAKIKDLSDEQIELLRGEVAKFTTEGDLRREINMKIKRLMDLGCYRGLRHRRGLPVRGQRTKTNARTRKGPRKPIRK; translated from the coding sequence ATGGCCCGTATTGCAGGCGTTAACATTCCAGATAACAAGCACACTGTTATCTCGCTGACCTACATCTATGGTGTTGGTCGCACTACTGCGCAGAAAATTTGTGCAGATACTGGGGTAAACCCAGCCGCAAAGATCAAAGATCTGAGCGACGAGCAGATTGAGCTGTTGCGTGGCGAAGTGGCGAAGTTCACCACTGAAGGTGACCTGCGTCGCGAAATCAACATGAAAATCAAGCGTTTGATGGACCTCGGTTGCTACCGTGGTCTGCGTCATCGTCGTGGTCTTCCAGTACGCGGTCAGCGTACCAAGACTAACGCGCGTACCCGTAAAGGTCCGCGTAAGCCGATCCGCAAGTAA
- the rplF gene encoding 50S ribosomal protein L6 yields the protein MSRVAKNPVKLPAGVEVKFAGGQLSVKGAKGTLELNIHSSVEVVEEAGELRFAARNGDQQTRAMAGTTRALVNNMVQGVSQGFERKLQLVGVGYKAQAKGTVLNLALGFSHPVDYELPEGITAETPSQTDILIKGIDKQLVGQVAAEIRDFRPPEPYKGKGVRYADEVVRRKEAKKK from the coding sequence ATGTCACGCGTCGCTAAGAACCCCGTTAAGCTGCCAGCCGGTGTCGAAGTCAAATTCGCAGGTGGCCAGCTTTCGGTGAAGGGTGCCAAGGGCACTCTGGAACTGAACATCCATTCGTCCGTTGAGGTCGTTGAAGAAGCTGGTGAGCTGCGTTTTGCTGCTCGCAATGGCGATCAACAAACTCGCGCAATGGCCGGTACCACTCGTGCGTTGGTAAACAACATGGTCCAAGGCGTAAGCCAAGGCTTCGAGCGTAAGCTCCAGCTGGTCGGTGTTGGTTACAAAGCGCAAGCAAAAGGCACGGTTCTGAACCTGGCCCTTGGCTTCTCGCACCCAGTGGATTACGAACTGCCGGAAGGCATCACCGCTGAGACCCCTAGCCAAACCGACATCCTGATCAAGGGTATCGATAAGCAGCTGGTAGGTCAGGTGGCCGCTGAGATCCGCGACTTCCGTCCACCAGAGCCGTACAAAGGCAAAGGTGTGCGCTACGCGGACGAAGTCGTCCGTCGTAAAGAAGCCAAGAAGAAGTAG
- the rpsQ gene encoding 30S ribosomal protein S17 yields the protein MAEAEKTVRTLTGRVVSDKMDKTITVLIERRVKHPIYGKYVKRSTKLHAHDETNQCHIGDKVTIRETRPLAKTKSWALVDVLERAVEV from the coding sequence ATGGCTGAAGCCGAAAAGACTGTCCGTACGCTGACTGGCCGTGTTGTCAGCGACAAGATGGACAAAACCATCACCGTTTTGATCGAGCGTCGCGTTAAGCACCCGATCTACGGTAAATACGTTAAGCGTTCGACTAAGCTGCACGCGCACGACGAAACCAACCAGTGCCACATCGGCGACAAAGTCACTATTCGTGAAACTCGTCCGTTGGCCAAGACCAAGTCTTGGGCCCTGGTTGATGTTCTCGAACGCGCTGTGGAAGTCTAA
- the rplP gene encoding 50S ribosomal protein L16 → MLQPKRTKFRKQMTGHNRGLAQRGSKVSFGEYALKSVARGRLTARQIESARRALTRHVKRGGKIWIRVFPDKPISKKPLEVRMGKGKGNVEYWVAQIQPGKVLYEIEGVTEELAREAFALAAAKLPLATSFVKRTVM, encoded by the coding sequence ATGTTGCAACCAAAGCGTACGAAGTTCCGCAAGCAGATGACAGGCCACAACCGTGGTCTGGCTCAGCGCGGTAGCAAAGTCAGCTTCGGCGAGTATGCGCTGAAGTCTGTAGCTCGTGGTCGTCTCACCGCTCGTCAGATCGAGTCAGCGCGTCGTGCTCTGACCCGTCACGTTAAACGTGGCGGCAAGATCTGGATCCGTGTATTCCCGGACAAGCCTATCTCCAAAAAGCCCCTCGAAGTTCGGATGGGTAAAGGTAAGGGTAACGTGGAATATTGGGTTGCCCAGATTCAGCCAGGCAAAGTCCTGTATGAAATCGAGGGTGTTACTGAAGAGCTGGCGCGTGAGGCTTTCGCCCTGGCTGCTGCAAAGCTGCCGCTCGCCACCTCCTTTGTTAAACGGACGGTGATGTGA
- the rpmC gene encoding 50S ribosomal protein L29 — MKANELREKSAQQLNEQLLGLLRDQFNLRMQKATGQLGQSHLLSQVKRDIARVKTVLNQQAGK, encoded by the coding sequence ATGAAAGCGAATGAACTTCGTGAAAAATCCGCACAGCAGCTGAACGAGCAACTGCTCGGCCTGCTGCGCGACCAGTTCAATCTGCGTATGCAGAAAGCAACTGGCCAGTTGGGGCAGTCTCATCTGCTCTCGCAAGTTAAGCGTGACATCGCTCGCGTGAAGACTGTGCTCAACCAGCAGGCAGGTAAGTGA
- the secY gene encoding preprotein translocase subunit SecY, with protein MAKQGALSALGKGGMSELWARLRFLFLAIIVYRIGAHIPVPGINPDRLADLFRQNEGTILSLFNMFSGGALERMSIFALGIMPYISASIIMQLMTAVSPQLEQLKKEGEAGRRKISQYTRYGTVILALVQAIGMSVGLAGQGVAFTGDFGFHFVAVSTFVAGAMFMMWLGEQITERGVGNGISMLIFAGIVAGLPRAIGQSFESARQGDINIFALVAIGLLAVAIIGFVVFIERGQRRIAVHYAKRQQGRKVFAAQTSHLPLKVNMAGVIPAIFASSILLFPASLGAWFGQSEGMGWLQDISQSIAPGQPLNILLFSAGIIFFCFFYTALMFNPKDVAENLKKSGAFIPGIRPGEQSARYIDGVLTRLTMFGALYMTAVCLLPQFLVVAANVPFYLGGTSLLIVVVVVMDFMSQVQSHLVSHQYESLMKKANLKGYGSGMLR; from the coding sequence ATGGCTAAGCAAGGTGCTCTCTCAGCGCTCGGCAAAGGCGGTATGTCTGAACTTTGGGCTCGTCTGCGTTTTCTGTTCCTGGCGATTATCGTCTACCGAATAGGCGCACACATCCCGGTTCCAGGTATCAACCCGGACCGACTCGCAGACCTGTTTCGACAGAATGAGGGGACCATTCTTAGCTTGTTCAACATGTTTTCCGGCGGCGCGCTGGAACGGATGAGCATCTTTGCACTGGGGATCATGCCGTACATCTCGGCATCGATCATCATGCAACTGATGACCGCCGTTAGCCCGCAGTTGGAGCAGTTGAAGAAGGAAGGTGAAGCTGGCCGTCGCAAGATAAGCCAGTACACCCGCTACGGCACTGTCATCCTCGCCCTGGTCCAGGCTATCGGCATGTCCGTTGGTCTGGCCGGGCAGGGTGTTGCGTTCACTGGTGACTTTGGCTTCCATTTCGTCGCGGTATCCACTTTTGTGGCTGGTGCGATGTTCATGATGTGGCTGGGTGAGCAGATTACTGAGCGTGGTGTTGGTAACGGTATCTCGATGTTGATTTTCGCAGGTATCGTTGCCGGTCTTCCGAGAGCGATTGGGCAGTCTTTCGAGTCTGCACGTCAGGGTGATATCAACATCTTCGCCCTGGTTGCCATCGGTTTGTTGGCAGTAGCGATTATCGGTTTTGTGGTGTTCATTGAGCGTGGCCAGCGTCGTATTGCTGTTCACTACGCCAAGCGTCAGCAGGGCCGCAAGGTCTTTGCCGCGCAGACCAGCCACTTGCCGCTGAAAGTGAACATGGCCGGGGTTATTCCTGCCATTTTCGCGAGCAGCATTTTGCTGTTTCCGGCTTCGTTGGGTGCCTGGTTCGGTCAGTCTGAAGGTATGGGCTGGTTGCAGGACATCTCGCAGTCGATCGCTCCTGGTCAGCCGTTGAATATTCTGCTGTTTAGTGCAGGGATTATTTTCTTCTGCTTCTTCTATACGGCGTTGATGTTCAATCCGAAAGACGTAGCGGAAAACCTGAAGAAGTCCGGTGCCTTTATTCCGGGCATTCGTCCAGGTGAGCAGTCGGCGCGCTACATTGATGGCGTTTTGACTCGCTTGACCATGTTCGGTGCTCTATATATGACGGCCGTGTGCTTGTTGCCCCAGTTCCTGGTGGTTGCAGCAAACGTTCCGTTCTACCTTGGCGGGACCTCGTTGCTGATCGTCGTCGTGGTTGTGATGGACTTCATGTCCCAAGTACAATCGCACCTCGTTTCGCACCAGTACGAATCCCTGATGAAGAAAGCCAACCTGAAGGGTTACGGCAGCGGCATGTTGCGCTGA
- the rplN gene encoding 50S ribosomal protein L14 translates to MIQTQSMLDVADNSGARRVMCIKVLGGSHRRYAGIGDIIKVTVKEAIPRGKVKKGQVMTAVVVRTRHGVRRADGSIIRFDGNAAVLLNNKQEPIGTRIFGPVTRELRTEKFMKIVSLAPEVL, encoded by the coding sequence ATGATTCAGACTCAATCCATGCTCGATGTGGCCGATAACAGCGGCGCACGCCGCGTTATGTGCATCAAGGTGCTGGGTGGCTCCCATCGTCGTTACGCTGGTATCGGTGACATCATCAAAGTTACCGTGAAGGAAGCAATTCCTCGCGGTAAAGTGAAAAAAGGCCAAGTGATGACTGCTGTTGTAGTCCGCACTCGTCACGGCGTACGCCGTGCAGATGGCTCCATTATCCGCTTTGATGGCAACGCTGCTGTTCTTCTGAACAACAAGCAAGAGCCGATCGGCACCCGTATCTTTGGGCCAGTGACCCGTGAACTTCGTACTGAGAAGTTCATGAAGATCGTCTCGCTCGCCCCAGAAGTGCTGTAA
- the rpsS gene encoding 30S ribosomal protein S19, which produces MPRSLKKGPFIDLHLLKKIEVAAEKNDRKPVKTWSRRSMILPQMVGLTIAVHNGRQHVPVLVNEDMVGHKLGEFAGTRTYRGHVADKKAKR; this is translated from the coding sequence GTGCCACGTTCTCTGAAAAAAGGTCCTTTTATTGATCTTCACCTACTGAAGAAGATCGAAGTGGCGGCGGAAAAGAACGATCGCAAACCGGTGAAAACCTGGTCGCGTCGTTCGATGATCCTGCCACAAATGGTCGGTTTGACCATTGCAGTGCATAACGGTCGTCAACATGTTCCAGTTCTCGTGAACGAAGACATGGTCGGCCACAAACTAGGCGAGTTTGCCGGTACCCGCACATATCGTGGGCACGTGGCAGACAAGAAAGCCAAGCGTTAA
- the rpsN gene encoding 30S ribosomal protein S14 — MAKMSMKNRELKRQLTVAKYAKKRAALKAIIVDLNASPEARWEATVALQKQPRDASASRMRNRCRLTGRPHGVYRKFGLGRNKLREAAMRGDVPGLVKASW, encoded by the coding sequence ATGGCCAAGATGAGCATGAAAAACCGCGAGCTGAAGCGTCAGCTCACGGTTGCCAAGTACGCCAAGAAGCGTGCAGCACTGAAAGCAATCATCGTTGATCTGAACGCAAGTCCAGAAGCGCGTTGGGAAGCTACAGTTGCTCTGCAGAAGCAGCCACGTGACGCAAGCGCTTCGCGCATGCGTAACCGCTGCCGCCTGACCGGTCGTCCACACGGCGTTTACCGCAAGTTCGGCCTCGGCCGTAACAAACTGCGTGAAGCGGCAATGCGTGGTGACGTACCAGGTCTGGTTAAAGCCAGCTGGTAA
- the rplX gene encoding 50S ribosomal protein L24, protein MQKIRRDDEIIVIAGKDKGKRGKVLKVLADDRLVVGGLNLVKRHTKPNPMSGVQGGIVEKEAPLHASNVAIFNGETNKADRVGFKVEDGKKIRVFKSTQKAVDA, encoded by the coding sequence ATGCAAAAGATTCGTCGTGACGACGAGATCATCGTGATCGCCGGCAAAGACAAAGGTAAGCGCGGTAAGGTGCTGAAGGTTCTTGCTGATGACCGTCTGGTCGTTGGTGGTCTGAACCTGGTCAAGCGTCATACCAAGCCTAACCCGATGTCGGGCGTACAAGGCGGTATCGTCGAGAAAGAAGCGCCACTGCACGCTTCTAACGTCGCCATCTTCAACGGCGAAACCAACAAGGCTGACCGCGTTGGTTTCAAAGTAGAAGACGGTAAGAAAATTCGTGTCTTCAAGTCGACCCAAAAAGCGGTTGATGCTTGA
- the rpsH gene encoding 30S ribosomal protein S8 yields MSMQDPLADMLTRIRNAQMAEKSVVSMPSSTLKVAVAKVLKDEGYIAGYQISSEIKPLLSIELKYFEGRPVIEEVKRVSRPGLRQYKSVDDLPKVRGGLGVSIVSTNKGVMTDRAARAAGVGGEVLCTVF; encoded by the coding sequence ATGAGTATGCAGGACCCGTTAGCGGACATGCTAACTCGTATCCGTAATGCCCAGATGGCTGAAAAGTCCGTCGTAAGCATGCCATCTTCCACGTTGAAGGTTGCTGTTGCCAAAGTCCTGAAAGACGAAGGCTACATTGCGGGTTATCAGATCAGCAGCGAAATCAAGCCACTGCTGTCCATCGAGCTGAAGTACTTCGAAGGCCGTCCGGTCATCGAGGAAGTGAAGCGCGTTAGCCGTCCAGGCCTGCGTCAGTACAAGTCCGTCGATGATCTGCCAAAAGTTCGTGGCGGTCTCGGTGTGTCTATCGTCTCCACCAACAAAGGTGTGATGACGGATCGTGCTGCGCGCGCTGCCGGTGTCGGCGGCGAAGTTCTTTGCACAGTGTTCTAA
- the rpmJ gene encoding 50S ribosomal protein L36, which translates to MKVRASVKKLCRNCKIIRREGVVRVICSAEPRHKQRQG; encoded by the coding sequence ATGAAAGTTCGTGCATCGGTGAAAAAGCTGTGCCGTAACTGCAAGATTATTCGCCGCGAAGGTGTTGTTCGAGTAATTTGCAGCGCGGAACCGCGTCACAAACAGCGCCAAGGCTGA
- the rplR gene encoding 50S ribosomal protein L18 → MTDKKVTRLRRARKARLKMHELEVVRLCVFRSSQHIYAQVISADGNKVLASASTLDKELRDGATGNIDAATKVGQLVATRAKAAGVSQVAFDRSGFKYHGRVKALADAAREAGLEF, encoded by the coding sequence ATGACCGACAAAAAAGTTACTCGACTGCGTCGCGCTCGCAAAGCACGCCTGAAAATGCACGAACTCGAAGTCGTGCGTCTCTGCGTGTTCCGCTCGTCGCAGCACATCTACGCCCAGGTCATCTCGGCCGACGGCAACAAAGTCCTGGCAAGCGCCTCGACTTTGGATAAAGAACTGCGTGATGGTGCCACTGGCAACATCGACGCGGCCACTAAGGTTGGCCAGCTGGTCGCTACGCGTGCTAAGGCCGCTGGCGTCTCGCAAGTGGCTTTCGACCGCTCTGGCTTCAAGTACCACGGTCGCGTGAAAGCGCTGGCTGATGCTGCTCGTGAAGCTGGGCTGGAGTTCTAA